From Hippea alviniae EP5-r, one genomic window encodes:
- a CDS encoding nickel-dependent hydrogenase large subunit has translation MRLLGVIEKEGKEFLLLQEGYTFYVKKAEEVEQRFDNYYVLKNRDLKIGNEDKEGEGVFNFRYGPVTAGVAEAGIFNIRTYGERILSVNIDPSYKRRGIEKLMKGKKPVEALKLSESVCGNFAFSHSLAFARAVEDACNIGVEDKVKILRAIAIELERIYNHIHVIARLSKAAAQNVLTSHLEWLFEESLRINKLFSSNRFLKGINNIGGIEFLNSRNIVEIKKRVEFFKRKFEELYRHSLRSYNFIDRVYKTAVLNKDKALSIGITGPSLRACGVEEDLRRYEDVYKNLQVCLREDGDALARMEVRACEILKSCDIVCTFLDEVREEVSISQDAVNVDGFGIGAAESPTGLVVYYVELEGGVVDYVYISSPSVFGYKAFADSLVGFIFTDFSFALDSFGINFADCAR, from the coding sequence ATGAGGCTCCTTGGAGTTATTGAGAAAGAAGGTAAAGAGTTTTTATTGCTACAAGAAGGTTATACTTTTTATGTTAAAAAAGCAGAAGAAGTGGAGCAGAGATTTGATAACTATTATGTGCTCAAGAATAGGGATTTGAAAATAGGCAATGAGGATAAGGAAGGTGAAGGTGTTTTTAATTTTAGATACGGTCCTGTTACAGCTGGTGTTGCAGAGGCTGGTATTTTTAATATAAGAACTTATGGTGAAAGAATTTTGTCTGTTAATATCGACCCTTCTTATAAGAGAAGAGGTATTGAAAAATTAATGAAAGGGAAAAAGCCGGTTGAAGCTTTAAAACTTTCGGAATCTGTTTGTGGAAATTTTGCATTTTCTCACTCTTTGGCTTTTGCAAGGGCTGTTGAGGATGCCTGTAATATAGGAGTTGAAGACAAGGTTAAGATTTTGAGAGCTATAGCTATTGAGCTTGAAAGGATTTACAATCATATCCATGTTATAGCAAGGTTGTCTAAAGCTGCAGCTCAAAATGTTCTTACTTCTCATCTTGAATGGTTATTTGAAGAGAGTTTAAGGATAAATAAACTATTTTCTTCTAACAGATTTTTGAAGGGTATCAACAATATAGGTGGTATTGAGTTTTTAAATAGCAGAAACATTGTAGAGATAAAGAAGAGAGTTGAATTTTTTAAAAGAAAGTTTGAAGAGTTGTATAGGCATTCCTTAAGGAGCTATAATTTTATTGACAGAGTATATAAGACAGCGGTTTTAAATAAAGATAAAGCTCTAAGTATAGGAATAACAGGCCCCTCTTTAAGAGCTTGCGGAGTTGAAGAGGATTTAAGAAGATATGAAGATGTGTATAAGAACCTGCAAGTTTGTTTAAGAGAAGATGGAGATGCCCTTGCAAGAATGGAAGTTAGGGCATGTGAAATTCTGAAATCTTGCGATATTGTGTGCACTTTTTTGGATGAAGTGAGAGAAGAGGTGAGTATATCTCAAGATGCTGTTAATGTAGATGGGTTTGGTATAGGTGCTGCTGAGTCTCCAACGGGTTTGGTTGTTTATTATGTGGAGCTTGAAGGTGGTGTGGTTGATTATGTGTATATATCTTCTCCTTCTGTCTTTGGTTATAAAGCTTTCGCTGATTCTTTAGTTGGGTTTATATTTACTGATTTTAGCTTTGCCTTGGATTCCTTTGGAATAAATTTTGCAGATTGTGCGAGATAG
- the pyk gene encoding pyruvate kinase, which yields MERKVKIVITLGPSTASKEAMEKLIKMGVDVFRLNFSHANHETHKKSIETIREVSRELKRDVAILQDISGPKIRIGEIDGILELKKGDKIVLTKNNPSKRNELTLSHPQLIDELKKDEEVYFADGSIRAIVVKKSKDSAELEVLNEGVLSSKKGVNLPSTKHSLSAITEKDKRDLKFGAENGVDIVAVSFVNSAKDIKEARKILNENNSDAWIIAKIETKLGVENIGEILNEADGLMVARGDLGIEIGVERVPAIQKRLIKKANAHAKPVIVATQMLLSMVNSPFPTRAEVSDVANAVLDGADAVMLSDETTVGRYPFKAVEILKRTIENIEEMYMYHKKYEIGDEDAIAASVSDLCKGVQPKAIISFTASGQTAKSIAKYRPKVEIYAASQHKKTLRRLNLIWGVKPFFNIDVKKPDEFIEELKHKLKSTDGFDKGDRVIITMGSIVGKKGMTNMIRILDLD from the coding sequence ATGGAAAGAAAAGTTAAGATAGTTATAACTTTAGGCCCATCAACGGCAAGCAAAGAAGCTATGGAAAAACTTATAAAGATGGGCGTTGATGTATTCAGGTTAAACTTTTCTCATGCAAACCACGAAACACACAAAAAGAGTATAGAGACAATAAGGGAAGTTTCAAGAGAGCTAAAAAGGGATGTTGCAATACTGCAAGACATAAGTGGGCCAAAGATAAGAATAGGAGAGATAGACGGAATACTCGAACTGAAAAAAGGCGATAAAATAGTCTTAACAAAGAACAACCCATCAAAGAGAAACGAATTGACACTTTCACACCCGCAGCTAATTGATGAACTAAAAAAGGACGAAGAAGTATATTTTGCCGATGGCAGCATAAGGGCTATTGTCGTAAAAAAGTCAAAAGACTCAGCAGAGCTTGAAGTTTTAAACGAAGGCGTTTTATCTTCAAAAAAGGGTGTAAATTTACCATCAACAAAGCATTCCCTATCGGCAATCACAGAAAAAGACAAAAGAGACCTTAAATTTGGTGCAGAAAATGGTGTTGATATAGTTGCAGTATCGTTTGTAAACTCTGCCAAAGATATAAAAGAAGCCCGAAAAATACTAAACGAGAACAACAGCGATGCGTGGATTATAGCAAAAATCGAGACAAAATTGGGTGTTGAAAATATTGGAGAGATATTGAACGAAGCAGATGGGCTAATGGTTGCAAGGGGAGATTTAGGCATAGAGATAGGCGTTGAGCGTGTGCCTGCCATACAAAAAAGATTGATAAAAAAGGCAAATGCACATGCAAAACCTGTAATTGTTGCAACCCAGATGCTTCTAAGCATGGTAAACTCACCATTTCCAACAAGGGCAGAAGTAAGTGATGTGGCAAATGCGGTATTAGATGGAGCAGATGCTGTCATGTTGAGTGATGAGACAACCGTCGGAAGATACCCGTTCAAAGCCGTTGAGATACTCAAGCGCACGATAGAGAATATTGAAGAGATGTATATGTATCATAAAAAATACGAGATAGGCGACGAAGATGCCATTGCAGCAAGTGTGTCGGATTTGTGTAAGGGTGTTCAACCAAAAGCCATTATAAGCTTCACAGCAAGCGGACAAACAGCAAAAAGCATCGCAAAATATAGACCGAAAGTCGAAATCTATGCGGCAAGTCAGCATAAAAAAACTTTAAGAAGGCTAAATCTCATCTGGGGAGTAAAGCCATTTTTCAACATAGATGTAAAAAAACCAGATGAGTTTATAGAAGAGTTAAAGCATAAACTAAAATCAACCGATGGGTTTGACAAGGGCGATAGAGTTATCATAACAATGGGCAGTATAGTTGGTAAAAAAGGCATGACCAACATGATAAGGATTCTCGATTTGGATTGA
- a CDS encoding proton-conducting transporter membrane subunit, producing MLSLAIGLFLIGAFLGFFNRKLSYFVAFLASLLSFVIGFNAEFNGIVYKKIFPVIFSISSGLFVDKLGGLFLMIASVSWIAVSVFSMDFGENYRKRMAIFVNLAMLGMLLILAAFDGVMFLIGWEIMTIASYLLVVEHDGAYKEAFQFLAFSEISTMSLILAFVFLYSSINSLRIVEVHSQSVLFLVFASLAFIIKMGIVPFHTWLKEAHSKAPSNVSALLSAPVTLMGVYGLTRVIYITGYTHSWGILAIIFGSVSAFWGAMEAAAAKGLKVLPAYSTVENNGMILAALGLSALAYSFSKESTLYEFAFMTAIILSITHTIAKTLLFLSIGEAKEKLHEESIDNVRGIHKSVGKIPAFGVVISGLSFSAFPTLLGYVAEWMLLESIFQSYQFQSILDRVVSSTGGVFLSLAMGFASFSMIKLIGYSALGYHHEKKAKPMPSLFMHLSEIFLMGLIIGISFFATIVFVKLGYAKFVIGALGVPNGWLIASAKPVFGVISPAFFVLVVLTLFFVPFVIYLNKRKRTKKVVSWNGGLALNDDEYFTANAFSFIVEYILRFVYRTKEVRRDKEAFVVISDVFESVYAFLVKVVEITSYNISKFIMNGKIYFYLLYILVIFVGIFVLFGRV from the coding sequence ATGTTGAGTTTAGCCATAGGACTGTTTTTGATAGGAGCATTTTTGGGATTTTTCAATAGAAAATTAAGCTATTTTGTTGCATTTTTGGCTTCTTTGCTCTCTTTTGTTATAGGGTTTAATGCTGAGTTTAATGGGATTGTTTATAAGAAGATTTTTCCTGTTATTTTTTCTATATCTTCTGGGCTTTTTGTTGATAAGTTGGGCGGCTTGTTTTTGATGATAGCTTCTGTGTCTTGGATAGCAGTGTCTGTTTTCTCAATGGATTTTGGAGAGAACTATAGAAAGAGAATGGCAATTTTTGTAAATCTTGCTATGTTGGGAATGCTACTTATCTTGGCTGCTTTCGACGGTGTTATGTTTTTGATTGGGTGGGAGATTATGACAATAGCGTCTTATCTTCTTGTGGTTGAACACGATGGTGCCTATAAAGAAGCGTTTCAATTTCTTGCTTTTAGCGAGATATCAACCATGTCTTTAATTTTGGCTTTTGTTTTTCTATATAGCTCAATTAATTCGTTAAGGATAGTTGAAGTTCATTCTCAAAGTGTTTTGTTCTTGGTTTTTGCGTCTTTGGCTTTTATCATAAAAATGGGTATAGTTCCATTTCACACTTGGTTGAAGGAGGCTCATTCAAAGGCTCCGTCAAATGTTTCTGCGTTGTTGAGTGCACCTGTAACACTTATGGGGGTTTATGGATTGACAAGGGTTATATATATAACAGGCTATACCCACAGCTGGGGGATTCTGGCTATAATCTTTGGAAGTGTGTCGGCATTTTGGGGTGCTATGGAGGCGGCTGCGGCAAAAGGTTTAAAGGTTTTGCCGGCATACTCAACAGTTGAAAACAATGGTATGATTTTGGCTGCATTGGGTTTGTCTGCTCTTGCTTATTCTTTTTCCAAGGAGTCAACTCTGTATGAATTTGCTTTTATGACAGCTATAATTCTATCAATCACTCACACAATTGCAAAAACGCTTTTGTTTTTGTCTATAGGTGAAGCGAAGGAGAAATTGCACGAGGAGAGCATAGATAATGTAAGGGGTATTCATAAAAGTGTAGGAAAGATTCCAGCTTTTGGTGTTGTTATTTCTGGTTTGTCTTTCAGTGCTTTTCCAACTCTTTTGGGTTATGTGGCCGAGTGGATGCTGCTTGAGTCTATTTTTCAATCCTATCAGTTTCAAAGTATTCTGGATAGGGTTGTAAGTTCTACGGGCGGTGTATTTTTGTCTTTAGCTATGGGTTTTGCTTCTTTTTCTATGATAAAACTTATAGGTTATTCTGCTTTAGGTTATCATCATGAGAAAAAGGCAAAACCTATGCCATCTTTATTTATGCATTTATCTGAGATTTTTCTTATGGGTTTGATTATTGGTATAAGTTTTTTTGCCACTATTGTATTTGTTAAACTGGGTTATGCTAAATTTGTTATAGGTGCTTTAGGTGTTCCAAATGGGTGGCTTATAGCCAGCGCAAAGCCTGTGTTTGGTGTTATTTCTCCAGCGTTTTTTGTCTTGGTTGTTTTGACTTTGTTTTTTGTTCCATTTGTAATTTATTTAAACAAAAGAAAGAGAACAAAGAAGGTTGTATCTTGGAATGGTGGACTCGCTCTAAATGATGATGAGTATTTTACTGCTAATGCCTTCTCGTTTATAGTTGAGTATATCCTTAGATTTGTGTATAGAACAAAAGAAGTCAGAAGAGACAAAGAGGCTTTTGTTGTTATATCGGATGTTTTTGAGTCTGTTTATGCTTTTTTGGTTAAGGTTGTCGAGATTACAAGCTACAATATAAGTAAATTCATAATGAACGGAAAAATATACTTTTATCTGCTTTATATACTTGTAATTTTTGTGGGGATTTTTGTTTTGTTTGGAAGAGTTTGA
- the hisF gene encoding imidazole glycerol phosphate synthase subunit HisF encodes MLAKRIIPCLDVNRGRVVKGINFVNLIDAGDPVQQAKVYDEQGADELVFLDITATYEERKTIIDVVEKTAAEVFMPLAVGGGIRSIEDIRALLKAGADKVSINSAAVKNPDLVNEASKIFGSQCIVVAIDAKRTEKGFEVFIKGGREPTGLNAIEWAKEVQERGAGEILLTSIDADGTKDGYDIELTKIISESVDIPVIASGGAGELKHFENVFKQTQAEAALAASVFHFGTYTIGEVKQYLKEKGVNVRI; translated from the coding sequence ATGTTAGCCAAGCGTATTATACCGTGTCTTGATGTGAACAGGGGCAGGGTTGTTAAGGGTATCAATTTTGTTAACTTGATTGATGCTGGTGATCCTGTTCAGCAAGCAAAGGTATACGATGAGCAGGGTGCTGATGAGCTTGTCTTTTTGGATATAACAGCCACTTATGAAGAGAGAAAAACGATTATCGATGTTGTTGAAAAGACCGCAGCAGAAGTGTTTATGCCTTTGGCTGTTGGTGGTGGAATAAGGAGTATTGAAGATATAAGGGCTCTGCTCAAAGCTGGTGCCGATAAGGTTTCAATAAACTCGGCAGCCGTTAAAAATCCAGACCTTGTAAATGAAGCAAGCAAAATTTTTGGAAGTCAATGCATTGTTGTTGCTATAGACGCAAAGAGAACAGAAAAAGGTTTTGAAGTTTTTATTAAAGGCGGTAGAGAGCCAACAGGACTAAATGCTATCGAGTGGGCAAAAGAAGTCCAAGAAAGAGGTGCAGGTGAGATTCTTCTTACAAGCATAGATGCAGACGGAACGAAAGATGGTTATGATATAGAACTTACCAAGATAATATCCGAGTCTGTTGATATTCCTGTTATAGCAAGCGGCGGTGCAGGAGAGTTAAAACATTTTGAAAATGTGTTTAAGCAGACGCAGGCTGAAGCTGCTTTGGCTGCAAGCGTGTTTCACTTTGGCACATATACAATTGGCGAAGTTAAGCAGTATTTAAAAGAGAAGGGTGTAAATGTCAGAATATAG
- a CDS encoding proton-conducting transporter membrane subunit — MRYYYLLPMLFPFLASVVSLSKSERLSEVFTAVFSLSSVLSSVFLLFVFPIHSNFFYIDGFSKIMLVVVSVVYLSTALFSITYLKHVEKPLLSKSYYYMFLNLFVLTMLFSVSLNNLGLLWVGIEATTITSALLVAIDNDEASLESSWRYIIVVSVGLVMSLIGVMLIYAGSKTLYITKLLITSPVHPRLFALGAAFTVAGFATKAGIFPMHTWLPDVHGRAIAPVSAIFSGVLLPVALFGVYRIIEISCFVEGVKAFALVLGVLTVGFASVFLVSQKFYKRMFAYSSMENMGMILIGLALGNKFALLGAVVLIVAHAFAKSSAFYTTGNILSVYKTRDITEIRGLSKVMPIGAYNLVLSSLAVTGAPPFANFVGEALIIYAVYLKFGLFLTVVLSAFLTLSFFAVNYKVVRMSFSISDRNFENKDNMALFIPVLNTLLAFFVVFAVGFINTLLVGGMIK, encoded by the coding sequence ATGAGATACTATTACCTTTTGCCAATGCTATTTCCTTTTTTGGCTTCTGTTGTATCTTTATCTAAGAGTGAGAGATTGAGTGAAGTTTTTACTGCTGTTTTTTCTTTAAGTAGTGTTTTATCTTCAGTGTTTTTACTCTTTGTTTTTCCTATTCACTCTAATTTTTTCTATATTGATGGTTTTTCAAAGATAATGTTGGTTGTTGTTTCCGTAGTGTATTTATCAACTGCTTTATTCTCCATTACTTATTTAAAGCATGTAGAGAAACCACTTTTGAGTAAGAGTTATTACTATATGTTTTTGAATCTATTTGTGCTTACTATGTTGTTTAGTGTTTCGCTTAATAATTTGGGTTTGCTGTGGGTAGGTATAGAAGCAACAACAATAACAAGTGCTTTGCTTGTGGCTATAGATAACGACGAAGCTTCGCTTGAGTCTTCGTGGAGATACATAATAGTCGTTTCTGTTGGTCTTGTTATGTCTTTAATTGGCGTTATGCTTATATATGCAGGTTCAAAAACGCTTTATATAACCAAACTTTTGATTACTTCTCCTGTTCATCCAAGACTTTTTGCTTTGGGAGCTGCTTTTACGGTTGCAGGCTTTGCAACAAAAGCAGGAATATTTCCTATGCATACATGGTTACCTGATGTGCATGGAAGGGCTATAGCACCTGTTAGTGCTATATTTTCCGGCGTTCTTTTGCCTGTTGCTCTATTTGGTGTTTATAGGATTATAGAGATATCTTGCTTTGTTGAGGGAGTGAAAGCGTTTGCGCTTGTGTTAGGGGTTTTAACGGTTGGGTTTGCTTCTGTTTTTCTTGTTTCTCAAAAGTTTTACAAGAGAATGTTTGCATACTCTTCTATGGAGAATATGGGAATGATACTTATAGGTTTGGCTCTGGGTAATAAATTTGCTCTTCTTGGAGCTGTTGTTCTCATTGTTGCTCATGCTTTCGCTAAATCTTCGGCTTTCTACACAACTGGTAACATATTATCCGTTTACAAGACAAGGGACATAACAGAAATAAGGGGGCTCTCAAAGGTAATGCCTATAGGCGCTTATAACCTTGTTCTGTCGTCTTTGGCCGTGACCGGAGCTCCACCTTTCGCAAATTTTGTTGGCGAAGCTTTGATTATATATGCGGTATATTTAAAATTTGGATTATTTCTGACTGTAGTTTTATCGGCGTTTTTAACCTTGTCCTTTTTTGCTGTGAATTACAAGGTCGTGAGAATGTCTTTTTCTATTTCCGATAGAAATTTCGAGAACAAAGATAATATGGCGCTGTTTATTCCTGTCTTGAATACTCTTCTTGCTTTTTTTGTTGTGTTTGCAGTTGGATTTATAAACACTTTGCTTGTTGGGGGAATGATAAAATGA
- a CDS encoding NADH ubiquinone oxidoreductase: MKPWTIYGISKRITESFKKTEQPVERISIFKKSLHVFPIDVSNDNSLNFEISALASPQYNIHRFGIFFTDSPRHADILLVLGKVSEKMIEPLKETVNQMPEPFGVVIIEDEDDVGISAKDLGLKNVVGYFNKKLDAENILSVLLNIMEG, translated from the coding sequence ATGAAACCTTGGACTATTTACGGGATATCAAAAAGGATTACGGAAAGTTTTAAAAAAACAGAACAGCCCGTTGAAAGGATAAGCATTTTCAAAAAATCTCTGCATGTGTTTCCTATCGATGTTTCTAACGATAACTCTTTAAACTTTGAGATATCAGCTTTGGCTTCTCCGCAGTACAATATTCATAGATTTGGTATATTTTTCACTGATTCCCCGAGACATGCTGATATCTTGCTGGTATTGGGTAAGGTTTCCGAAAAGATGATTGAGCCTTTAAAAGAGACGGTTAATCAGATGCCAGAGCCTTTTGGTGTGGTGATAATAGAAGATGAAGATGATGTTGGGATAAGCGCTAAGGATTTGGGTCTGAAAAATGTTGTGGGGTATTTCAACAAAAAGCTTGATGCTGAGAATATACTTTCAGTTTTATTGAACATAATGGAGGGATAA
- the hisIE gene encoding bifunctional phosphoribosyl-AMP cyclohydrolase/phosphoribosyl-ATP diphosphatase HisIE gives MELADLLKFNSDGLIPTITVDFYNNQVLMLAYSNRESIQKTLDTGYAHYYSRSRQKLWMKGETSGHTQKIKQILFDCDEDTLLYKVEQKGAACHTNHRSCFYREFYRGEIREIEPVIEDFDGVIYKPEDSDDIFDKVYHLLLKRKQELPENSYTAKLFKSGIDKIAKKIGEESAEVIIALKNSSESEIIYESADLIFHLLVALAEKGIPPDAIRKELQRRFGISGELEKKTRK, from the coding sequence ATGGAGCTTGCAGATTTACTTAAGTTTAACTCAGATGGTTTAATTCCAACCATAACGGTCGATTTTTATAATAACCAGGTTTTAATGCTTGCATACTCAAACAGAGAGTCAATCCAAAAAACACTCGACACCGGATATGCTCATTACTACTCAAGAAGCAGACAAAAGCTATGGATGAAAGGTGAAACAAGCGGACACACCCAAAAGATAAAGCAAATTCTGTTTGATTGCGATGAAGATACCCTGCTTTACAAAGTCGAACAGAAGGGAGCAGCATGCCACACAAACCACAGAAGCTGTTTTTATAGAGAGTTTTACCGCGGAGAAATCAGAGAGATAGAGCCTGTCATAGAAGATTTTGACGGCGTGATATACAAACCCGAAGATAGCGACGATATCTTTGATAAAGTTTACCATTTACTTTTAAAAAGAAAGCAGGAACTCCCTGAAAACTCATATACGGCAAAGCTATTTAAATCAGGCATAGATAAAATAGCAAAAAAGATTGGTGAAGAATCAGCAGAAGTGATAATAGCCTTAAAAAACTCTTCCGAAAGCGAAATCATCTATGAGTCTGCCGATTTGATTTTCCATCTGCTTGTTGCATTAGCGGAAAAAGGCATACCACCCGATGCTATAAGAAAAGAGCTTCAAAGAAGATTCGGAATATCCGGAGAGCTTGAGAAAAAAACAAGAAAATGA
- the trpA gene encoding tryptophan synthase subunit alpha: protein MCKVGIYLVCDYPNRDEFLKAVELCNSKGVGFLEIGIPFSDPTADGDVIEKASQKVLERENLNDFFESLKKVREIFKKKLYIMTYANIVFNGGIEEFAKKFDFVDGIILADVPFVESGRFKKVFKRYNTGFVHFATPESDFETIERIKKEANDFIYFVSVRGTTGSKFKLGDDAIKRLEFLKDSKQDVIIGFGIRDKKDISEACRYADGVVIGTAAVESIGKGEFGRFLDSIM, encoded by the coding sequence ATGTGTAAAGTTGGCATTTATCTCGTTTGTGATTATCCGAATAGGGATGAGTTTTTAAAGGCTGTTGAGCTGTGCAATAGTAAGGGTGTTGGTTTTTTGGAGATTGGCATACCGTTTTCTGACCCAACAGCAGATGGTGATGTGATAGAAAAGGCATCGCAGAAAGTGTTGGAAAGAGAAAATTTAAACGATTTTTTTGAGAGCCTAAAAAAGGTTAGAGAGATATTTAAAAAGAAGTTATACATAATGACTTATGCCAATATTGTTTTTAATGGCGGCATAGAAGAGTTTGCAAAGAAGTTTGATTTTGTTGATGGAATTATACTTGCAGATGTTCCTTTTGTTGAGTCAGGCAGATTTAAAAAGGTTTTTAAGAGATACAATACTGGTTTTGTTCATTTTGCAACACCAGAGAGCGATTTTGAAACGATCGAGAGAATAAAGAAAGAAGCAAACGATTTTATCTATTTCGTCTCCGTCAGGGGAACAACGGGCTCTAAATTTAAACTTGGCGATGATGCGATAAAGAGACTTGAGTTTTTAAAAGATTCAAAACAGGATGTAATAATAGGATTCGGAATAAGGGATAAAAAAGATATAAGCGAAGCCTGCAGATATGCCGACGGTGTTGTTATAGGAACAGCGGCTGTTGAGTCTATCGGAAAAGGCGAATTTGGAAGATTTTTAGATTCTATTATGTGA
- a CDS encoding glycosyltransferase codes for MRIAFILDEIWDSALTNYALQIAELTENSNEVYIICLKDSYVDKKNQKNSIHIKPLRSKNPLRSFAGFISLSRQLKNIKPDTVITIRGDATFFSCLLKKSLNFKLIRIFGIEKEFRSPPECVDKVILPCNYLKGFVSKKRVKNIEVLKSFIDREKFKFSQNGRKRIRKELNLNNSLVFGAVGRLDRVKGFDLLIESFAKANIENSKLVIVGEEKGVKKENLIKLAKELNINNDVILITERRKDIIDLMSAFDIGVISSVSSEVIPRVLFEFMSIGLPITTTDVGCLKEIANDSFAVLSEPTVHSLKSALKQISKADLVKMSAASLKEVEKYSLHLPDDIFIT; via the coding sequence ATGAGAATAGCGTTCATACTCGATGAGATATGGGATAGTGCATTAACAAACTATGCCCTTCAAATTGCCGAATTAACAGAAAATTCAAACGAAGTATATATAATCTGTCTAAAAGACAGTTATGTTGACAAAAAAAATCAAAAAAACTCTATCCACATAAAGCCGTTAAGAAGTAAAAACCCTTTAAGAAGTTTTGCAGGTTTTATCTCGCTTTCAAGACAACTAAAAAACATCAAACCTGATACGGTCATAACCATTCGTGGTGATGCGACATTTTTCTCCTGTCTATTAAAAAAATCCTTAAATTTTAAGCTCATACGCATATTTGGAATTGAAAAGGAATTTAGAAGCCCGCCCGAGTGCGTTGATAAGGTTATACTGCCTTGTAATTATTTAAAAGGGTTTGTCTCAAAGAAAAGGGTAAAAAATATTGAAGTCCTAAAAAGCTTCATAGACAGAGAGAAATTTAAATTCTCTCAAAATGGAAGAAAAAGAATCAGAAAAGAACTCAATCTGAACAACAGTTTAGTTTTTGGAGCAGTGGGCAGGCTGGATAGGGTTAAAGGCTTTGACTTACTGATAGAGAGTTTTGCAAAAGCTAACATAGAAAACTCAAAACTTGTAATCGTCGGAGAAGAAAAAGGTGTAAAAAAAGAGAACCTGATAAAACTGGCAAAAGAGCTAAACATAAACAACGATGTAATCCTTATTACAGAGAGAAGAAAAGATATAATCGATTTAATGAGTGCATTTGACATAGGTGTAATATCAAGCGTCTCAAGTGAAGTTATACCACGAGTTCTGTTTGAGTTTATGAGCATAGGCCTGCCAATTACAACAACTGATGTAGGATGCCTAAAAGAGATAGCAAACGATAGCTTTGCCGTTCTATCAGAGCCAACCGTCCATTCACTAAAATCGGCTCTCAAACAGATATCAAAAGCCGACCTTGTCAAGATGTCTGCCGCATCATTAAAGGAAGTAGAAAAGTACTCACTTCATCTGCCAGACGACATATTCATCACATAA
- a CDS encoding MogA/MoaB family molybdenum cofactor biosynthesis protein: MSEYRFALLVLSDSRSKDPSKDKVRPVFEEIIKKIEGRLVLYDVIPDEFELIKEKLIEFSESDVDVIITSGGTGLYPRDVTPDATKEVLDFEIPGIVNAILFETLKKTKRAMLTRMVAGARNRKLIINLPGSPKAVKEDLEFIIDVIPHAVDKLKGDPTPCGS; this comes from the coding sequence ATGTCAGAATATAGATTTGCCCTGCTTGTTTTAAGTGATTCAAGGTCAAAAGACCCTTCAAAGGATAAGGTAAGACCAGTTTTTGAAGAGATAATAAAAAAGATAGAAGGCAGGCTTGTTTTATACGATGTTATTCCAGATGAATTTGAGCTTATAAAAGAGAAGTTGATAGAGTTTAGCGAAAGTGATGTTGATGTAATTATAACAAGTGGCGGAACAGGTCTATACCCAAGGGATGTAACACCTGATGCAACAAAGGAAGTTCTTGATTTTGAAATTCCTGGAATAGTAAATGCTATTCTCTTTGAAACTTTGAAGAAAACAAAAAGGGCTATGTTGACAAGAATGGTTGCAGGTGCAAGGAATAGAAAGTTGATTATAAATTTACCCGGTTCGCCAAAAGCTGTGAAAGAGGATTTAGAGTTTATTATAGATGTAATTCCACACGCAGTGGATAAGTTAAAGGGAGACCCAACACCGTGTGGTTCGTAA